The following are from one region of the Ornithorhynchus anatinus isolate Pmale09 chromosome X1, mOrnAna1.pri.v4, whole genome shotgun sequence genome:
- the NEK4 gene encoding serine/threonine-protein kinase Nek4 isoform X2 encodes MPAIHGPWRESQLGKKRKKFVIKKLNLRSASSRERKAAEQEAQLLSQLKHPNIVTYRESWEGEDGLLYIVMGFCEGGDLYHKLKKQKGKLLPENQVVEWFVQIAMALQYLHENHILHRDLKTQNVFLTRTNIIKVGDLGIARVLENQYDMASTLIGTPYYMSPELFSNRPYSYKSDVWALGCCVYEMTTLKHAFNAKDMNSLVYRIIEGKLPPIPKDYSPQLAELIRTMLNKKPEERPSVRSILRQPYIKSQISLFLEATKAKTSKNYAKNCERNPRSSASVKADWNEAKDTTPNHSSGDSRTHEEVEEEHVLQKKPVDGHPSEKPLDPKNNTNSNTNCLGASLATISKVDVDILPSEGGSSKSDHLLQDHNPRHLSISSEVEEEHDGSRVEEGSLQENSNPSSETENIAPVKISVPTLDEESDACTPLQPICKEKHDQSGKKSAGKQEKVSSLLQPWSSVSEPSLARQRRQKEREQSEELMEHRQFSAVPPRPLPSLPPPIVSKTNVKSPLRDAKTHDTEATGSGNKEDRPLSARERRRLKQSQEELLPSAFLDPTVRRASQSAAEGTKLQATNHPGTARQSSPDSGLTQEKVTVQDPSDDELSSTSSTDKSDIDSSERRGHTSEMNDLVQLMTQTLKMDSKESREIPPIPNPTSEFKLHKKYRDTLILHGKVTEDSEELKFKHLSPGQPNGRCMPVRGKNLSIVPGSEKIRRMVEVLRADVVQGLGVKLLEKVYDLMEEDDELKREVCLREHMGEKYTNYCMKARQLKFFEENVNF; translated from the exons TTTGTCATTAAAAAGCTAAACCTCCGCAGTGCCTCCAGCCGAGAACGGAAAGCAGCCGAACAAGAAGCTCAGCTTTTGTCTCAGCTGAAACATCCCAACATTGTGACCTACAGGGaatcctgggagggagaggatggcctGCTGTACATCGTTATGGGCTTTTGCGAAGGAGGGGATCTCTATCACAAACTGAAAAAACAAAAGGGCAAACTTCTGCCAGAGAATCAGGTCGTGGAATGGTTCGTCCAGATTGCCATGGCGCTGCAG taTTTACATGAAAATCACATCCTACACCGAGATCTGAAGACTCAAAATGTCTTCCTAACaagaacaaatatcatcaaagtGGGAGATCTGGGAATTGCAAGAGTGTTGGAAAATCAGTATGATATGGCCAGCACTCTCATTGGTACCCCTTACTACATGAGTCCTGAATTGTTTTCAAACAGACCCTACAGCTACAAG TCTGACGTTTGGGCTTTGGGATGCTGCGTTTACGAAATGACCACGCTGAAACATGCATTCAACGCGAAAGACATGAACTCTTTGGTTTATCGAATTATTGAAGGAAAG CTGCCGCCAATTCCAAAAGATTACAGTCCCCAACTGGCAGAATTAATACGAACGATGCTGAACAAAAAACCTGAGGAAAGACCCTCGGTGAGAAGCATCCTAAGGCAACCCTACATAAAGAGCCAAATCTCTTTATTTTTGGAGGCCACAAAGGC AAAAACTTCCAAAAATTATGCCAAAAACTGTGAGAGAAATCCTAGATCTTCCGCTTCAGTAAAGGCTGATTGGAACGAGGCAAAGGACACCACTCCGAATCATTCCTCAGGGGATTCCAGAACCCATGAAGAG GTGGAAGAAGAACATGTACTTCAGAAGAAACCAGTGGATGGTCACCCTTCAGAAAAACCTCTTGATCCTAAAAATAACACCAACAGTAACACAAACTGCCTTGGAGCTTCCTTAGCGACTATTAGCAAGGTGGATGTTGACATCCTACCAAGTGAAGGAGGGAGCTCAAAGAGTGATCATTTACTGCAGGATCACAATCCGAGACACTTGAGTATTTCCAGCGAGGTGGAAGAAGAACACGATGGCTCTCGGGTGGAGGAAGGGAGTCTCCAAgagaattcgaatcccagctccgagACTGAGAACATCGCCCCGGTGAAGATTTCTGTGCCTACCCTTGATGAGGAAAGTGACGCTTGCACGCCTTTGCAGCCTATATGTAAGGAAAAG cATGACCAATCCGGCAAAAAATCAGCAGGAAAACAGGAAAAAGTTAGCTCCTTGTTACAGCCCTGGAGCTCTGTGTCTGAACCTTCCCTGGCCCGCCAGCGGAGGCAAAAAGAAAGAGAACAGTCTGAAGAGCTTATGGAACATAGACAG TTCAGCGCTGTTCCTCCTAGACCTCTGccgtctctgcctccccccattgTGAGTAAAACGAATGTCAAGTCGCCGCTCAGAGATGCAAAAACGCACGACACGGAGGCCACGGGATCTGGAAACAAAGAG GATCGACCACTATCcgcaagggaaaggagaagactaAAGCAATCCCAGGAAGAGCTGCTTCCCTCTG CTTTTTTAGACCCTACAGTGAGAAGAGCATCTCAGAGTGCAGCGGAAGGAACGAAGTTGCAGGCAACCAACCACCCCGGGACTGCCAGACAGTCTTCTCCAGACTCTGGCCTGACTCAG GAAAAAGTTACAGTCCAGGATCCTTCTGATGATGAGTTGAGTTCTACAAGTTCAACAGATAAATCAGATATAGACTCCAGTGAAAG GAGAGGCCATACCAGTGAAATGAATGATTTGGTACAGTTGATGACTCAGACATTAAAAATGGATTCTAAAGAGAGCCGAGAGATTCCTCCAATACCCAATCCCACATCAGAGTTCAAGCTTCATAAAAAATATAGAGATACTCTGATTCTTCATGGAAAAGTCACGGAGGATTCAGAGGAACTCAAGTTCAAGCACCTTTCTCCAGGTCAGCCAAATGGAAGGTGTATGCCTGTGAGAGGAAAGAATTTGT CTATCGTGCCTGGCTCAGAAAAGATCAGGAGAATGGTTGAAGTTCTAAGGGCGGATGTAGTTCAAGGACTGGGAGTGAAGCTTTTAGAGAAAGTGTATGATCTTATGGAGGAAGATGATGAACTGAAGAGGGAG GTGTGTTTACGGGAGCACATGGGTGAGAAGTACACAAACTACTGCATGAAGGCTCGTCAGCTGAAATTTTTTGAAGAAAATGTGAATTTTTGA